In Quercus lobata isolate SW786 chromosome 12, ValleyOak3.0 Primary Assembly, whole genome shotgun sequence, a genomic segment contains:
- the LOC115970470 gene encoding ABC transporter C family member 4-like, with amino-acid sequence MLGLHDLRSRFGIIPQEPVLFEGTVRANVDPTGQYSDEEIWKSLERCQLKDVVAAKPDKLDSLVVDSGDNWSVGQRQLLCLGRVMLKRSKILFMDEATASVDSQTDAVIQKIIREDFATCTIISIAHRIPTVMDCDRVLVIDAGRAKEFDKPSRLLEWPSLFGALVQEYANRSSGL; translated from the exons ATGTTAGGGCTTCATGATCTTAGGTCTCGATTTGGTATAATTCCTCAAGAGCCTGTTCTTTTTGAAGGAACAGTGAGAGCCAATGTTGATCCAACCGGACAGTATTCAGATGAAGAGATATGGAAG agCCTTGAACGCTGCCAACTTAAGGATGTGGTGGCTGCAAAACCCGATAAACTTGATTCTTTAG tGGTTGATAGCGGAGATAACTGGAGTGTGGGGCAAAGGCAGCTTCTCTGTTTGGGCAGGGTTATGCTAAAGCGCAGCAAAATTTTGTTCATGGATGAGGCCACTGCTTCTGTTGATTCACAGACTGATGCTGTTATTCAAAAGATCATCCGGGAGGACTTTGCAACCTGTACAATTATTAGCATTGCCCACAGAATACCCACTGTCATGGATTGTGATAGAGTTTTAGTTATAGATGCAG GACGGGCAAAAGAATTCGATAAACCATCTCGCTTGCTTGAGTGGCCATCACTCTTTGGGGCATTGGTTCAAGAGTATGCCAACCGCTCATCTGGACTATAA
- the LOC115971289 gene encoding malate dehydrogenase, cytoplasmic-like encodes MAKNPVTVPVAGVAGQIGYAIVPMIARGIMLGPNQPVILYLLDIEQAAESLNGISMELTDAAFPLLKGVVATTDVVEACRDVNIAVMLGGSPRKEITLRKDMLSTNASIYKAQALILEEHVAADCKVLVVANPANANALILKQFAPSISKENITCLTRLDHNRALGQIADRLKVHVSDVKNVII; translated from the exons ATGGCAAAAAACCCAGTTACAGTTCCAGTTGCTGGCGTGGCTG GGCAAATAGGTTATGCCATTGTTCCAATGATTGCAAGGGGAATCATGCTGGGTCCTAATCAGCCTGTGATTCTGTACTTGCTTGATATTGAACAGGCGGCTGAATCCTTGAATGGGATAAGTATGGAATTGACTGATGCTGCCTTTCCTCTTCTGAAAG GTGTGGTTGCTACCACAGACGTTGTTGAAGCTTGTAGAGATGTCAATATTGCTGTTATGCTTGGTGGATCCCCACGGAAGGAAATTACGTTGAGGAAGGATATGTTGTCTACAAATGCGTCTATTTACAAGGCTCAAGCTTTGATCTTGGAGGAGCATGTTGCTGCAGATTGCAAG GTGTTAGTTGTTGCCAACCCAGCAAACGCTAATGCCCTCATCTTAAAACAATTTGCTCCTTCAATCTCAAAGGAAAACATCACATGCCTAACACGACTTGATCACAACAGAGCATTGGGCCAAATAGCTGACAGGCTAAAGGTTCATGTTAGTGATGTCAAGAACGTAATCATCTAG